A stretch of Streptomyces vietnamensis DNA encodes these proteins:
- a CDS encoding chaperone modulator CbpM, producing the protein MSTVAHHHRNRYPLARVTAVHGAYPVGVGIDEFAGFTGLHPDLVRRYVTLGLLEPDTDRAGGLWFGTAHVTRVARIQRLRAGLGLNYAALAVVLDLLDRIEQLEAALAGRHPDIDATHGR; encoded by the coding sequence ATGAGCACCGTGGCGCACCACCACCGCAACCGCTACCCGCTCGCCCGCGTGACCGCCGTGCACGGCGCGTACCCGGTCGGCGTCGGCATCGACGAGTTCGCCGGCTTCACCGGCCTGCACCCCGACCTCGTACGCCGCTACGTCACCCTGGGCCTCCTGGAGCCCGACACCGATCGGGCCGGAGGCCTGTGGTTCGGCACCGCCCACGTGACGCGGGTCGCCCGCATCCAGCGGCTCCGCGCCGGCCTGGGCCTCAACTACGCCGCCCTGGCCGTCGTCCTCGACCTGCTGGACCGCATCGAACAGCTGGAAGCCGCCCTCGCCGGGCGGCACCCCGACATCGACGCCACGCACGGGAGGTGA
- a CDS encoding DnaJ C-terminal domain-containing protein, which translates to MAQNRDYYDVLGVSRTASTEEVQRAYRNLARRWHPDLNKDPGAEERFKEISEAYEVLSDPDNRKRYDRYGHAWQQVPEGAAAGPGGPGGPFGAGGGRRVYVDTGGGPGFAGGFGEAGFGGMDFEDLLGGLFGGAGGRAGTGGFGRMPGADREAEVTLGVEDAYTGGRRRLTLDTASGPRGYEVTIPPGVTDGQRIRLAGQGGAGSGGGPAGDLYLRVRLAPHPRFRVEGRDITVDLPVTPWEAALGASVPVDTPGGTARVDLPPGSSSGRRLRLRGRGMPNPRGPAGDLYAEVRIAVPADLTPAERELFERLAADSRFDPRNPAGGRG; encoded by the coding sequence ATGGCGCAGAACCGTGACTACTACGACGTGCTGGGGGTGTCCCGTACCGCCAGTACGGAGGAGGTCCAGCGCGCGTACCGGAACCTGGCCCGCCGCTGGCACCCCGACCTGAACAAGGACCCGGGCGCGGAGGAGCGGTTCAAGGAGATCAGCGAGGCGTACGAGGTGCTCTCCGATCCCGACAACCGCAAGCGCTACGACCGGTACGGGCACGCCTGGCAGCAGGTGCCCGAAGGCGCCGCGGCCGGACCGGGCGGGCCGGGCGGCCCTTTCGGGGCCGGAGGCGGCCGACGGGTGTACGTCGACACCGGCGGCGGGCCCGGCTTCGCCGGTGGTTTCGGGGAGGCCGGGTTCGGCGGCATGGACTTCGAGGACCTGCTCGGCGGACTGTTCGGCGGCGCCGGTGGACGTGCCGGCACCGGCGGATTCGGGCGGATGCCCGGCGCCGACCGGGAAGCCGAGGTCACGCTCGGCGTCGAGGACGCCTACACGGGCGGCCGCAGGCGCCTCACCCTCGACACCGCCTCCGGACCGCGTGGCTACGAGGTCACCATCCCGCCCGGTGTGACGGACGGTCAGCGCATCCGACTGGCGGGGCAGGGCGGCGCCGGCAGCGGCGGCGGCCCCGCCGGTGACCTGTACCTGCGGGTACGCCTCGCCCCGCACCCCCGCTTCCGGGTGGAGGGCCGCGACATCACCGTCGACCTCCCCGTCACACCGTGGGAGGCCGCGCTCGGCGCCTCGGTCCCCGTGGACACCCCCGGAGGAACGGCCCGGGTCGACCTGCCGCCGGGCTCCTCCAGCGGCCGACGGCTCCGGCTGCGCGGACGCGGCATGCCCAACCCGCGCGGCCCCGCAGGTGACCTGTACGCGGAGGTGAGGATCGCCGTTCCCGCCGACCTGACGCCCGCCGAGCGCGAGCTGTTCGAGCGCCTCGCCGCCGATTCCCGCTTCGACCCGCGCAACCCAGCCGGCGGAAGGGGATGA
- the dnaK gene encoding molecular chaperone DnaK: MAKAVGIDLGTTNSVVAVYEGGRPRVITNSEGGRTTPSVVAFTESGERLVGQMARRQAVLNPQGTVYSAKRFVGRRLDEIDVEAEQVSYGVVAGPEGAARFSVRGKQYAPEEISAAVLRKLVDDAAKQLGEKITQAVITVPAYFNDAQRQATKDAGRIAGLDVLRIINEPTAAALAYGLDKKKHETVLVFDLGGGTFDVSILDVGDGVVEVRSTAGDTHLGGDDFDRRLVEHLAEDFQRLNGIDLRRDPQALQRLYEAAEKAKVELSTTAQTQINLPFVTADAAGPKHLTTTVTRSTFEQLTGDLVERCMGPVRQAMADGKVTADDLDEVILVGGSTRIPAVQALVRRLTGGKDPNMSVNPDEVVALGAAVQAAVLQGEVKDVLLLDVTPLSLGVETLGGLMTRLIERNTTIPTRRGETFTTAEDDQPAVDVVVLQGERERAADNRVLGRVRLDDIRPAPRGTPQIEVTFDIDANGILHVSAKDKDTGAQQSITVSGSGTLDESEVQRMVQEAERNRAEDTRIRELVEARNELDSIAYHVERRLGELGDSVAVHDKARAESLIADARQAVKEEAPLDRVRSLTGDLQQMLHALASPGGAGGGGGSDATGPGPQGGPGGGDDVIDADFRPE, encoded by the coding sequence ATGGCCAAGGCTGTGGGTATTGATCTTGGTACGACGAACTCCGTGGTCGCCGTCTACGAGGGCGGCCGGCCGAGGGTGATCACCAACAGCGAGGGCGGCCGCACCACACCGTCGGTGGTGGCGTTCACCGAGAGCGGTGAACGGCTCGTCGGGCAGATGGCGCGCCGCCAGGCCGTACTGAATCCCCAAGGCACCGTCTACTCGGCGAAGCGGTTCGTCGGCCGACGCCTCGACGAGATCGACGTGGAGGCGGAACAGGTCTCTTACGGGGTCGTGGCCGGCCCTGAGGGCGCGGCGCGGTTCTCCGTCCGCGGCAAGCAGTACGCCCCGGAGGAGATCTCCGCCGCAGTGCTGCGCAAGCTCGTGGACGATGCCGCGAAGCAGCTCGGCGAGAAGATCACCCAGGCGGTGATCACGGTGCCCGCGTACTTCAACGACGCGCAGCGGCAGGCCACCAAGGACGCTGGCCGCATCGCCGGCCTTGACGTGCTGCGGATCATCAACGAGCCGACCGCGGCCGCCCTGGCATATGGGCTGGACAAGAAGAAGCACGAGACGGTTCTCGTCTTCGACCTGGGCGGTGGCACGTTCGACGTCAGCATCCTCGACGTGGGCGACGGCGTGGTGGAGGTGCGTTCCACCGCCGGCGACACCCACCTCGGAGGAGACGATTTCGACCGGCGGCTGGTGGAGCACCTGGCCGAGGACTTCCAGCGGCTCAACGGGATCGATCTGCGCCGCGACCCGCAGGCGCTGCAACGGCTGTACGAGGCGGCGGAGAAGGCGAAGGTCGAGCTGTCCACGACCGCGCAGACGCAGATCAACCTGCCCTTCGTCACCGCGGACGCCGCCGGTCCGAAGCACCTCACGACCACCGTGACCCGGTCGACCTTCGAACAGCTCACCGGCGACCTGGTCGAACGGTGCATGGGACCGGTCCGGCAGGCGATGGCGGACGGCAAGGTGACCGCCGACGACCTCGACGAGGTGATCCTCGTCGGCGGATCGACCCGCATCCCCGCGGTGCAGGCGCTGGTGCGACGGCTGACCGGCGGCAAGGACCCCAACATGTCGGTCAACCCCGACGAGGTCGTCGCCCTCGGCGCGGCCGTCCAGGCGGCCGTGCTCCAGGGCGAGGTCAAGGACGTCCTGCTGCTCGACGTCACCCCGCTCTCCCTGGGCGTCGAGACGCTGGGCGGGCTGATGACCAGGCTGATCGAGCGCAACACCACGATCCCCACCCGGCGCGGCGAGACCTTCACGACCGCCGAGGACGACCAGCCGGCCGTGGACGTGGTGGTGTTGCAGGGGGAGCGCGAGCGGGCCGCGGACAACCGTGTGCTCGGCCGGGTGCGCCTGGACGACATCCGTCCGGCACCCCGGGGCACGCCGCAGATCGAGGTGACGTTCGACATCGACGCCAACGGCATCCTCCACGTGTCCGCGAAGGACAAGGACACCGGCGCCCAGCAGAGCATCACCGTCTCCGGCAGCGGCACCCTGGACGAGTCCGAGGTCCAGCGGATGGTCCAGGAGGCCGAACGCAACCGGGCCGAGGACACCCGTATCCGCGAACTCGTCGAGGCGCGCAACGAGCTCGACAGCATCGCCTACCACGTCGAGCGACGGCTGGGAGAGCTCGGCGACTCCGTCGCCGTCCACGACAAGGCCCGCGCCGAGTCGCTGATCGCGGATGCCCGGCAGGCCGTCAAGGAAGAGGCCCCCCTGGACCGCGTGCGGTCCCTGACCGGCGACCTCCAGCAGATGCTGCACGCGCTGGCGTCCCCCGGTGGCGCCGGCGGTGGCGGCGGAAGCGACGCGACCGGGCCGGGACCCCAGGGCGGACCGGGCGGCGGAGACGACGTGATCGACGCCGACTTCAGGCCGGAGTGA
- a CDS encoding nucleotide exchange factor GrpE, translated as MKDETREPEVPMRDTAGYGGAEDQAREHGLRPGPAAAGSGEVRRSPEDAAGSGEVRPGSEDADGSGVPPVLPELDVEELHDRWQRAVAETENQRKRHERQLEEVRLAERDRVSEAWLPVVDHLELALQHAAADPEAIIAGVEGVCRQAYAVLARLGYQRIAAVGEPFDPALHDAAQVRQDPQAAPGTVVQVLRAGYGSDRGLLRPATVAVQAGPDEREARS; from the coding sequence ATGAAGGACGAGACGCGGGAACCCGAGGTCCCGATGAGGGACACGGCGGGATACGGCGGGGCCGAGGACCAGGCCCGGGAGCACGGCCTGCGACCGGGCCCGGCCGCCGCTGGCTCCGGCGAGGTCCGCCGGAGCCCCGAAGACGCCGCCGGCTCCGGCGAGGTCCGCCCGGGGTCCGAAGACGCCGACGGTTCCGGTGTTCCTCCCGTGCTGCCGGAGCTCGACGTCGAGGAGCTGCACGACCGGTGGCAGCGTGCCGTGGCGGAGACGGAGAACCAGCGCAAGCGCCACGAGCGGCAGTTGGAGGAGGTGCGTCTCGCCGAGCGCGACCGGGTGAGCGAGGCCTGGCTGCCCGTGGTGGACCACCTCGAGCTGGCACTCCAGCACGCTGCCGCCGACCCGGAGGCGATCATCGCCGGTGTGGAAGGGGTGTGCCGACAGGCCTACGCCGTGCTCGCCCGGCTCGGCTACCAGCGGATCGCGGCGGTCGGCGAACCCTTCGACCCGGCCCTCCACGACGCGGCGCAGGTCCGTCAGGACCCGCAGGCCGCGCCGGGCACCGTCGTCCAGGTGCTGCGCGCCGGCTACGGCAGCGACCGCGGCCTGCTGCGGCCCGCGACGGTGGCCGTGCAGGCCGGACCGGACGAACGAGAGGCACGGAGCTGA